The genome window GTAGGGTTTAGTGGTTAATGCCTTAATGGTGGTGGGCTCCATTGTTTTCCCTAGAATTGTAGCTATAAACTTTTgctaaaaaaatagtaaattttAAATGGTAAACCTAAAATCCTAATTACTAAGGGCTTGCCCGTTTAAGGTGTTAGGAGGTGTTAGGTTGAGAAGTGTTGGGAAATGTTTGTACTAACGGTCTCGAACATCTCAAACAGTCAAGAGTTGAAAGATGTTAGGGACAAACCCAACCCTCCCCAACACCCTAAACGGGCAAACcctaaaatcaaaattttaaattctaaaccctaaattcttttCGTAATCCATGAACCACCGGATTGGGAGCTCCAATTCCCATCGTCTCTAATTATCTCCAATTTTGATCCAACGGTTATATGAATGACTACACATCAGTTTGACAAGGCTTCACACTCAAGTGATGTGCACAAAAGGGAAGTGCGGAGTAGGCAATCGGCATCCTAGGCAACGACGATGGAGTTTGGCCAATACGGGGGTCGCATGATGGtctttgattccttgaattGATAACGATGAAGAAGAGGATTTATATGGTGTCTAGTCATGAGAGGAGGAGAGTGACTGATTCTAGTAATGGGTTTTGGAGGAGATTTGATTCTTGGGAGATTAAAGGCATACGACTCTACATCCTTGACTGAAATGTTCTTGAAAGGTTGCCCCAAATTGGCGACATTTGTTACAGAAAATGTAAAAACTCAATGGCTAAAGACTGGTCGAAGCATCTGTTGATGGGAGGAGACCTCAATGCTAATACAGCAGTTTATCAAGGGAAAGGTATGTTCTGCTTCCTAGACACCCTCCATTGGCGGCATATACCTATAGcttcatacatacatatttgtCCTTTCGATATCATTTGCATTGAACTGAAAGACATCCATTTTGTAGTGGTGGCATATGCAATAGTTTTATGCATAATCTCATTAGGAATGGAAAAGATACATTATTATTTTGTACCTAGTCGGAGAGCATCACTGGTATGCACCTTACCACCAAACCAACACCATCATTGACATTTTGTATATTGTAGAGAATTTGAAACCTTTTCAAATACACGTCAATACTCTCATGATTATTGCCATAATCATCCTGACTATTTATGTGTTTAGTACTTTGTGCCTCAGCATAACTATCAAGATTACTGACAATTGCTGCTTTGTCATCAAATTTCAAATAGCAACTGTTGGAAGACCATCTAAAACCATCACCAGAGCATGTTGAAGATTGAAACTCAGAGGAATTATGATGAACAATGCATAAAAAAGGTAAGCAAATCGttttgcataaccatgttggtcTTGGATTCATGACTCAAATAAAATCTCTTAGATTCTATgatcttttattttgttgttgtgAAAAACGCTcgattgtaatttttttatgtgatAGCATACATTGGACATGTGAACTGCtctttaatttgagataataaTGTATTATCATCAGCAGCTATTAGCCTAGCCGTAGCCGATGaaagatgaagaacaaaagaacgaaaaaaaataagagataTATTATCTTCTCGATTGAAATCACAAAGAATAGTGACTGTCACATGCCAAATCATGTCTAAAAAAATACATAGGAATCATGTCTAAAAGTTATTTATAAGAGAAGATCTCTTAAATTCAAACTATAGTTGACTGCCAGCAGAACCCAGTAGTAGAGATTTGGCTGGGGGGAGTATGGCAACAGCTCCTCGCTGAGGGTTTGAGTACTTCCTATAAACAACTTGAAGCTTACTTTCAGCAGCTTTTGAGTGGAAAAGTGCCAACAGTTTGGCGCAGCCCATAAGCTGTGATTCTGAGAACCCTGTATGAAGCTTCAGGGTCTCAGTCCAAGATGGGGTCTTATTCAGAGCGCAGCGAGCCACATAAACTGCAGAGGCAGCAAGCATTGATGGGCAGAACATTATTATAGTGTCATAATGCATAATACCCAACTCACCAAGAAAATACACCATGTTCTCCATCTGTAGACTAACTTCTTGATCAGGGATAGCCGCTTTAATGAAACGAGCTAGAAATACATAATGTGTTGGCACTGTCAAGTTCCATTCAAGCTTGCCTAATATAGTTTTCTCCATGACCAATATTTGTTGATGGCTGTAAGCTCTGTCTGCAATGCATACCAAGTCATTGACCTGTAAAATTTTCATCTTTCAATTAGTTTATGAAATGCATTTGATGATAATAGAAGGTGGTTTGAAATTAAGATAACTGCATTGCATGCATACCTCAGGTGCCCAGATTTCTTCATACTTGGAGGCAATAAGCATGGCACTGATGCCAACCAACTGCAGTTCCCTTCTTGGCACAATCTTTACGGAAAGGAACCGGTCGATTATGTTGATGGCAAGATACAGAGTTTCAGGTTGAAGTTCAAACTTGTGATGGACATCCATTAACCAATCCACCAGAATTGACCTCATCTTCTCATTGATGTCAGGCTGTGAGTCCATATAGTTGTGAGGCCTGCTTTCATTCTACATCACAAAATTGAAAGATGTCCCATAACATTTCAGATACTGTAAGAAAATCCATATAAGACGGGAGAGAATGCACAAAATTCAAACAGAAAGTAATGTACCTCAACTAGCTTATAGAACTTGTAAATGTCCTCAACATATTCAACAGCAGCCAAGTgattattggcatcttttgcatCGATATCAACAATCTGCTCCTTTGGTTTGTTAGCCAGACCACAAGCAGCCTAAAGAAGGTTTGATCCAAATTAAACCAAAAATCaccacaacaaaaataaataaataaataaaactgcCTCTAAAGTTGCAAGACAaacatcaaataatcaaaaagtcCAGAAATTACCTTGCTCCGGGCAGTAAGGACTGAAGAAAGAGTGGGTGCTGCTTTCTTCTTGGGcttgtcttcttctcctccctcttttttcttctgCAATTGCTGCTTCTCACGCTTATCATTTGCCTTAGCTTCTTCTGTATCAGAGCTTATATCAATgatttcttttggttttgtcTTCACTGCTGCTACTTTCTTTGGCACTGCTTTTCCTGCCGCAGCCTTCTTTACTGCAACAACTCCATCCACAAGAGCAGCAGGTGCCGGCTTATCGATATTCACACAAACTTGTTTCTGCAATTCAAAGAAATCCCGAACATAAGTTAAAGATTCTAGTCAGAAAATGATGGAATAAGTGTCGTTTGCATCAGAAAATATATGCTAGAGCAAAGAGGTGGTCTAAAACAATATCAACCTTGTTGTTTTCCGCGGCTGCTGCGGCTTGAGCATTAGCTAGTAGTTGTGCACAGAAACTCCTATAGGATACAGAATGGTCAGCCAAAACGAACCAAGAAATagagatagatatatatatacgcatacGTGTGTGTAGGAAGGATTGGGAACCTTGTTATGGGACGAGTAATCTGGGCTTGAGGCTTAATGTCATTTCCTCGAACAGTTACAAGATTACCGATATCACCAAGTGCGCGGCGGTTTCTTCCATCACCGGCCGCTGCATTCTTCTTCTGTCTACCTACCCCTACTACTCCCTCACCTATGACGCACATCCATGACAAACCCATCAGAAATTAAGGAAGACAAGACAAAGGAGTCGAAAGGGAAAATAATATCGAGTAAAtctaaagaaaaacaaagaacttTATTTCCTGGGGCACAATCTTTTTCCCCTACTTTTTTGGTTCTGGTTTCTGGGAAGCCAAACAGAAGGTGCAAAAAGATAACACAAGAAAATTAGCAAGATCAGATTTTTCAGTCAAAATCCATCGAACAAAACACTTTTAACAACAACGTTTTGCACCGAGTCCGAGAAAAAAAATCGAAACACATCAATCATCGtccagataaaaaaaaaagaaaaaaaaagaggtgtatTTAAGATTAATCGAAGAGAACTCCATAACAGATCAATCGAAGAGAAAACAGAACCCATAAAATCTCTTGGTGAATAAATAGATAATCATATTAGATAAAACCCATTTGAAAGAAAACCTCAACAATCACATCTTAACGATTAAAAATTAAAGAAcaccaaagaaagcaaaaaaataaaatctcttTATACCTCTCGCTTGTTGTGGAACAACCTGTCTCGTAGCCATCTCTAATCGATAGAACAAAATCTCTTCAAACGGATATCGAACAAGGAataaatctctctctttctttctcccgatattcttttttctcttgtctgtctctctctctctgaaactTTCTCGTCTTTGGCTTCAGAGAAATCGAATGGAAGAGGGGAAGTGATTGAAAGGCCTCCTTATGAAGCTGAGGAGCCGACGATTCACTTACAACGGTCATATTTTGTTTCAATTCTAAACCGTAGGATCTAATTATGATCTAACAGCGGCACAGCGATTTTGAGAATTATAGCCGTTGGGGAGTGCAGTTTGGGCAAAAAGGAAAAAGTTACCGTTTGTGTTAAAATACACGAATGTCAGGTTCAATGTCGTGAATATAAATATCACGTGGCCAGCCGGTGCCAGATGCTGTGCACGTGTTAATTCCTAAGACACGCAAGTTCGATTATGGGCTTGGTACTTGGTTACACGAAACCTTATCCTCTGGATGGGCTCGGGCTCAACTGGTGCCGTTGTGGGCCTAATTTTGTCAGCTGCAGTAGACTGCGGGCCTGAAATTTGAAATTAAGGCCCAGACCCACTTTGCCAAAGCGTAGTAaactgaaaaaacaaaaagtacaAAATATACTTCATCTAAGTACACATCATGGAGTTCAAAAAGTTGAGATTTTTAAGACCATCAATACTACGTCCAAGCAATTAGGATCCCACTGATCTCAGTTGTTGAGATATATAGACGAAAATTAAAATGAATGTGATGGGTTTCACATATACTTTAAATACTGTCCATACATCTCAGCAATTGGGATCCTTAATCCCAGTTGTTGGGACGTTTATCTTTTTCGTTTTAAGATTTACGGAAACAATATTTAATCAATAGAAGGTGTGAACTTGCATTTGTTTTGGGTCATAAGATTGGAAAATATGGTTATGAATTTGCAGGATGTAAGTAAACATGTATGATGCATCTGATTCTGAAGAGCAATGTCAAGAGGGATTAATTGCTAAAGTGATACGAGGAGTAATGAAAATTCTTGTGTAAAGCTTGCTCTCAAGATATGTTCGCATTATCCTCTTAGGTATGTATATCTACATGAATTCTCGTATAATTGTCTAAAGTAAGACTACTATTTGAGGGTATGGAtgagtgagatgacaagtgAGGCTCACGGCTTTGGATaccacatatttcaaatcaatggtgaaaacgtAAGTCTTTATTTTAAAcctttatgtgagaattcctattTATATCTATATTCACAAATATATAACATAAAATAAAGTAGATATTTGGAACCAAGGAATGAACGGGTGGCCATGATTAACAGAACTGCTTCTATATTGCAAAATCAGCCACAACCAATCAATtaaaatttcattaactttttaCAAGTAACAGACCCATTAGGCAAACAAACTATGCCTAGACCTAAAGATTACAAAATCATCACACCATGCACACACCCACATATCATCTCACTCAACActatcagggaaaaaaaaaacttggtcaGTTTCAGTTATCTTCTATACTTTGATCATCTGCTCCACCAAGCATCACCTGTCACAATACGCTTTCATATCTCAAACCATATGCAAATCAAAAGCATTTTGAGTAAAAAAGAATAGGTAGAAAGAAAGCAGAATGATTCAAAGGATTCAGCATTATGTTCTACAGGCATTTGGCATAAAAATGCTAAGGCAAattcaaagaaaggaaaagggaTCTCACATTGAAATCTTGAGCATATTTCCTTGCAACAATTATAGCTGCATTCCTTTCTCGCTCTGAATCAAATGTTAAAACATACGATAGCCCTTTCCTCGCTTGCCAAAACAGTTGCTTGGCCGCAGCATTGCTGTCCACCCTAAGTCCACATAGCTAGAGATGGGAAAGAGTAACGGTTAGAAATTTCCATCAACAATTCCACTTTCTTACCTTGTATTGGACAAAGAAATTACTTTACTTTCTTTCTCCTCCCTCCTTTAATTCAGTGAAACACAAAAGGATATCTGTCTTCCAAGAAATACGCCAAAATAACTACTAGTACTCAAAACAATttctaaggaagcaaattccaTCAAAATCTCatcaacaaattcaatcatttaGATCATGGTGAAAGGGTTCAATGTCCAAAGCGAGGATTGTTATTTTCCAATCTGTTTAAGGTTACACTGATGTTGTAAGTAAAATCAATAACTATAGCTGAGGAACGCACCTGCATTGACATAGAATAAATTTCTCTGGC of Tripterygium wilfordii isolate XIE 37 chromosome 13, ASM1340144v1, whole genome shotgun sequence contains these proteins:
- the LOC120012191 gene encoding G2/mitotic-specific cyclin S13-7-like; protein product: MATRQVVPQQARGEGVVGVGRQKKNAAAGDGRNRRALGDIGNLVTVRGNDIKPQAQITRPITRSFCAQLLANAQAAAAAENNKKQVCVNIDKPAPAALVDGVVAVKKAAAGKAVPKKVAAVKTKPKEIIDISSDTEEAKANDKREKQQLQKKKEGGEEDKPKKKAAPTLSSVLTARSKAACGLANKPKEQIVDIDAKDANNHLAAVEYVEDIYKFYKLVENESRPHNYMDSQPDINEKMRSILVDWLMDVHHKFELQPETLYLAINIIDRFLSVKIVPRRELQLVGISAMLIASKYEEIWAPEVNDLVCIADRAYSHQQILVMEKTILGKLEWNLTVPTHYVFLARFIKAAIPDQEVSLQMENMVYFLGELGIMHYDTIIMFCPSMLAASAVYVARCALNKTPSWTETLKLHTGFSESQLMGCAKLLALFHSKAAESKLQVVYRKYSNPQRGAVAILPPAKSLLLGSAGSQL